One genomic segment of Pedobacter endophyticus includes these proteins:
- a CDS encoding L-threonylcarbamoyladenylate synthase, which yields MLIKIYPENPNQRAIQQVVEVLRKGGLIIYPTDTIYGLGCDITNPKAIEKIARIRGIKPEKANFSFICHDLSHISDFIKPIDNTTFRILKKALPGPFTFIFNANNNVPKLLSSNKKTVGIRVPDNNIARCIVKELGNPILSTSIKDDDELIEYSTDPELIHEKYESLVDLVIDGGYGDNEASTVIDCTEGTFEIVREGKGSIEDFL from the coding sequence ATGTTAATTAAGATTTATCCCGAAAACCCTAACCAGCGAGCCATTCAACAAGTTGTTGAGGTATTAAGAAAAGGTGGTTTAATTATCTATCCTACCGATACCATTTACGGTTTGGGTTGTGATATTACCAATCCAAAAGCGATTGAAAAAATTGCCCGTATTCGCGGGATAAAACCCGAAAAGGCAAACTTCTCTTTCATCTGTCACGATTTGAGTCATATTTCTGATTTTATCAAACCGATAGACAATACTACCTTCAGGATTTTAAAAAAGGCACTGCCCGGTCCCTTTACCTTTATTTTTAATGCCAATAATAATGTACCCAAATTATTAAGCTCCAATAAAAAAACCGTCGGTATTCGTGTTCCCGATAACAATATTGCCCGCTGCATCGTAAAAGAACTCGGCAACCCGATCCTCTCTACCTCTATAAAAGACGACGACGAACTAATTGAATACTCTACCGATCCCGAGTTGATTCACGAGAAATACGAAAGTCTGGTCGATTTAGTAATTGACGGCGGTTATGGCGATAACGAAGCTTCGACGGTAATCGACTGCACGGAAGGGACGTTCGAAATTGTGCGTGAAGGAAAAGGAAGTATCGAAGATTTTTTATAG